Part of the Lycium ferocissimum isolate CSIRO_LF1 chromosome 6, AGI_CSIRO_Lferr_CH_V1, whole genome shotgun sequence genome, ATTGAGAATGTTTGTCATATTTTCAGGGGTccgaatttttttgaaaatagctGGGTTTGGATAATCACATTGATTCTTCCAAATTTTGGTATTATATCTAAAATATACTATATAATATACAAATACTATCactaatatattattattacttcaaAAAATACTATACTATACtacaaaatcaagaacaaaaggGCTACTTTGAGGATTTGAGTGTTGGTGTTGATTTGTTGACCTAATCCCACATTTTGATCTTTAGATTGCCTTATAAAAAGGTAATATCTCTATTCTATCCTATTTATATCCTACTCTAGTTtaattctctctcctctctctgctttctctctcctctctccaaCGGTAACATCTCCTCCCTCCTCCCACTCGCCATCCCGTCACCAGCGACGGACCCCGCACCACCGCCGGGTAACTGCGGCGACCGTGTAACGCCGGCCACTTTTCCTAGATCTACTTTTtcctctctctttccttttcttcttctcctcttcctcttctctactccttttccccttttttagtCGCTCCTCGGCTGCCGCGTAACACAATGCGCCATCGccggagattttttttttttccgggaGCATTTTTAAACTCTctccctctcttctctctcctttttttcttttttctttcttttcttgttcccCTCTTTCTGCTCCCCTGTTTCAGTGTCTGCGAGAGAATAATTCGGCAGGAACAAAGGAATAAGAATAACTCCGACAAGGGAACGAGTAAATCCGGCGGTGAACGGTGAATGTACTCGAACGTTGAACGGTGTTTTCGGCGGCGATCGAGGTTCATTTCAAGCTCGGAGTTGGTACCTCCGGTTGCCATATCCATTATTTGTCCATACACTTGTAGTTACATTTTTTGCTACCTTTAGACTTTTGAATAGTTTATTAGTTCATACTCATTTTCGTGGCTTTGCTTAGTGATGGTAGACTAGGGTCATGTTCTCGTTGGGGGACGGGGCGAGGGTTAGGAGGGGGTAAGTGGGTGAAAGGAGCGTCTAGGTTGAGTAGGATCTTGGAACATTGGAACGTTAACGGGGAAGTCCATAGagctagttaagattcttaagaagagGAAGATTAATATAGCTTGTATCCAAGAGACCAAATGGGTAAGTCCTAAAGCTAAGGAGGTAGACGGGTATAAGCTGTGGCTCTCTGGTAGGTCGAAGTATAGAAACGGGTGGGCATTTTAGTAGATAGTGAATTGAGAGATCAGGTGGTAGAGGTTAGGAGAGTCACTGATAGGATGATGTCGATTAAGGTGGTCGTTGAAGGACTCactttgaacattattagtgtaTATGCGCCGCAAGCGGGCTTAGGCAATGAGGAGAAGAGGCGCttttgggaggatttggacGAATTAGTGGGAGGCATACCGCCTACTGAGAAGCTATTCGTGGGAGGTGATTTCAATGGACACATCGGACCTATTTCGGGAGGTTATGACGATGTGCATGGAGGCTTTGGCTTAGGAAACAGGAATGGAGGAGGAGTCTCACTTTTGGATTTTGCAAGAGATTTTGGGTTGGTGATAGCCAATTCGAGTTTCTCAAAGAAGGAGGAACACTTGGTAACCTTTCGTAGTTCGGTGGCTAAGACTCAAATAGACTTTTTACTCCTTAGGAAGGATGATAAAGGTCTGTGCAAGGATTGTAAGGTCATACCGAGCGAATATCTTACAACCAGACATAAGCTCTTGGTGATGGATTTAGCGATCAAGATGACGAGGAAGAAGAGGGTCGTGGAGGACCGACCTAGGATCAGATGGGGGAGTTTGACCACTATTAGTGCCCTGGAGATGGGAGAGAAATTGAAGGATATGGGGGCCTGGGATAGTAGTGGGGATGCGAGCAGTATG contains:
- the LOC132061338 gene encoding uncharacterized protein LOC132061338 gives rise to the protein MSIKVVVEGLTLNIISVYAPQAGLGNEEKRRFWEDLDELVGGIPPTEKLFVGGDFNGHIGPISGGYDDVHGGFGLGNRNGGGVSLLDFARDFGLVIANSSFSKKEEHLVTFRSSVAKTQIDFLLLRKDDKGLCKDCKVIPSEYLTTRHKLLVMDLAIKMTRKKRVVEDRPRIRWGSLTTISALEMGEKLKDMGAWDSSGDASSMWDKTASCIRVVAREVLGVSTE